Within the Thermodesulfovibrionales bacterium genome, the region CTCGTCAAGGAACCAATCGTACAGCGGCCGGTGGTCTTCAAATTCTAGGGTGCAGATGGAATGAGTGATCCCTTCGATGGAATCTGAAATGCAATGGGCGTAGTCGTACATGGGGTAGATGCGCCATGTCTTGCCGGTCCGGTGGTGTTCCGCGTGGAGGATCCGGAACATCACCGGATCCCGCATATTGATATTCCCCGAGGACATATCGATCTTTGCCCTGAGTGTCCGTGAACCGTCGGGGAATTCGCCGAGACTCATACGATCGAAGAGATCAAGGTTTTCCTCGACTGGACGATTTCGATAGGGACTCTCTTTTCCGGGCTCCGTCAGCGTCCCGCGGTACTCCCTGATCTCATCGGCGCTCAGGTCGCAGACGTAGGCCTTGCCATCCTTGATCAACTGCACTGCATACTGGTAAAGCCGCTCAAAGTAGTCGGAGGCATAGAACAGTCTGTCATCCCAGTCAAACCCGAGCCACCGGACATCCTCTTTGATCGAATCGACATACTCCACTTCCTCTTTCGTCGGGTTCGTATCATCGAAGCGGAGGTTGCAGAGCCCGCCGAATTCCACGGCGAGGCCGAAATTCAGGCAGATCGATTTCGCATGGCCGATGTGGAGATAGCCGTTCGGCTCTGGCGGGAATCGCGTATGGACCCTCCCGTCGTACTTGAGCGACGTTGTGTCATCTGAGATAATATCGCGGATGAAGTTGGACGGCCGCGAAGACCCACTGCTGTTCATGGCTCCCTTTCCTTTCTCGCCGGCACTCCTGCCGACTCAATCGCCTTCTCGATCCTCCTGAGCGCCTTCTCCTTGCCGATGATCACAAGCACCTCGAATATGCCGGGGCTCACGGTGCCGCCGGTAATCGCCACGCGGACCGGTTGGGCAAGCGCCCCGAGTTTTATGCCGTGTTTTTCTGTCAACGACAGAAAGACCCTCTCTATCTCTCCTGCCGAAAAACCATCAAGGGCTGCCAGAGCTCCCCTCAATTCGATGAGGAGGTCCCTACCCTTTTCATTCAGAAACTTTGCCTTTGCCTTTTCTTCAAATTCGACGTCCTCGGCAATATAGTAGCGCAGTGACTTCGCAAGTTCTACGAGGGTCTTGGAACGCTCCTTTAATGTTTCTACGGCTTGTGCGAGCCAGGCCGCATCAAGCGGCTGTCTCTCACTCATGACCTTTTCACTGAGAAGAAAGGGCCTGACGAGTTCGGCGAGCTTCTCCGGAGGAGACTGCATAATATACTGACTGTTCAGCCAGAGCAGTTTCTCGGGATTGAATACTGCCGAGGACTTCCCCACATGCTCGAAAGAGAAGTACCGTATCAACTCCTGGCGGGTAAATATCTCCTGGTCTCCATAAGACCATCCCAGACGAACAAGGTAATTTACGAGGGCCTCGGGAAGGTATCCCATCTCCCGATACGCCACGACCGATGTCGCCCCGTGTCTCTTGCTGAGCCGCGCCTTGTCAGCGCCGAGGATCATCGGGAGGTGGGCAAATTCAGGCATCTCATATCCGAGGGCCTTATAGATATGGATCTGTTTCGGCGTATTGTTCAGATGATCGTCACCCCTTATGACACGGGTTATCTTCATATCGACATCATCGACGACAACCACAAAATTATACGTAGGCGTGCCGTCGGACCGCATGATGATGAGGTCATCGAGCTGGTCGTTCTCAAATACTACGGTCCCCTTGATAAGGTCTTCCACAACGGTCCGGCCCTCCTGAGGCATCCTGAACCTGACTGCTGGCTCCCTGCCGGGGATGGGCTCCTTCCTGTTGCGGCACCTCCCGTCATATTTCGGTGTCTTCCCCTGGGCCAATGCCTCCTGTCTCCGCTGCTCCAGTTCTTCTGGAGAACAGTAGCAGTAATATGCCCTTCCTTCCCGCACGAGTCTCTCCGCATAGCTTCTGTACACGTCAAATCTGTCCGTCTGCCGGTACGGCCCCTCGTCCCAATCGAGGTTGAGCCATCTCATCCCTTCGATGATCGCCTCGATATACTCGTCCGTAGAGCGGCTCCTGTCCGTGTCCTCTATCCTCAAAATAAATCTGCCGCCCTCGTGCCTCG harbors:
- the gltX gene encoding glutamate--tRNA ligase, coding for MVRVRFAPSPTGHLHIGGARTALFNWLYARHEGGRFILRIEDTDRSRSTDEYIEAIIEGMRWLNLDWDEGPYRQTDRFDVYRSYAERLVREGRAYYCYCSPEELEQRRQEALAQGKTPKYDGRCRNRKEPIPGREPAVRFRMPQEGRTVVEDLIKGTVVFENDQLDDLIIMRSDGTPTYNFVVVVDDVDMKITRVIRGDDHLNNTPKQIHIYKALGYEMPEFAHLPMILGADKARLSKRHGATSVVAYREMGYLPEALVNYLVRLGWSYGDQEIFTRQELIRYFSFEHVGKSSAVFNPEKLLWLNSQYIMQSPPEKLAELVRPFLLSEKVMSERQPLDAAWLAQAVETLKERSKTLVELAKSLRYYIAEDVEFEEKAKAKFLNEKGRDLLIELRGALAALDGFSAGEIERVFLSLTEKHGIKLGALAQPVRVAITGGTVSPGIFEVLVIIGKEKALRRIEKAIESAGVPARKEREP